The DNA sequence CTCTGAAAAccataactggcgtgccacgcccagctcctggcatgccacgcccatacaTGACTTGAGGATCCTCGCTGGAATTttgtgctggcgtgccacgcccagctcctggcgtgccacgcccatacatTTTTGTGGCctttgctccaagtggcacgccagtttcacacgctcagccttgttttgttgtttccttccctttttgatgtctttttcacctgaaattcagcataaacccatttcaaagcaatataccaaaatattcatcaaatagtgcgtgaattgcaatgatcaaatgagattatgctcttttatggtcctttttgtGCAAGAAAaatggtagatgatgcaagtcatcacaacaccaaacttaagctttgcttgttgatgaatggattttcgacggtttagaatttcacaaatgaattctcgttgcaagtatagtttctaaaccaattactaatcctttcatacaaaaagttgtttgtcactagtacaaacccctaaaatttataaaccgaagtattggacctcgggtcgttctccctaggaattacaataaagtgtcttgttattgttatgagttattttggggttttggataagaagcatgaaaagtaaatggcaatgaaaataaactaacaactataaaaggctcttggcaaggtgtgagaactagaagtcctatcctagttatccttctcaattgtgatgagaattgttcattgctaccacttagttaacccttactaattaaagaaaagtcaagtggatgaattgacttgagccacaagtcctagccaactcccaaggaaagactagctttagtgcactccaaaccaattagcaatctctccaattatcaatcaacaaaggaattagataactcaagtgtcactaattactctacctaggccaagaggaataaaatctacactaaaactaaaagagacatttcaacaaacacataaagtgcaagaggagtaaacattattaaatgcaagaattaaaggaatctacaactacaaaaacaagagatcaacaatagaaaagcaaagaagacacatttattatgaattacctcttattgaattggaagaatgtagaaggaacaatactagatctacaacaaagtataagaacaacataaaggaaattacaacaaaggaatagaagaagattgaatgtagcaacaaagaattgagagatagaagtggaagaaagcaaagattaaaacctagatctaaaaactaaacctaattctaatcctaattctagagagaagagagagcttctctctctagaaactaattctcactactaaactaagctaagactaaactaatggtaactaacttctaaagtatgaaaagtctcTAAAAGTCTCTtgatttcccttcaatccttggcttaaatagcatcagaaatgagttggattgggcccacaaggcttctaaaatcgctggccacgttttgttttaagtgaaccaggtggcagcaacggcgcgtgcgcgtactatgcgcgtacgcgtcaccatgcgtggttcaaccatagcaaatcttatatcgtttcgaaaccccggatgttagctttccaacccaactggaaccgcatcatttggacctctgtagctcaagttatggtcgtttaagtgcaaagaggtcggcttgacagctttccggttctttcatttcttcatgagttctccaacttttcatgctttctttcttcattcccttgatccaatctttgcctcctaaaccttaaatcacttaacaaacatatcaaggcatctaatagaatcaaggtgaattaaatttagctattttgagtcctaaaaagcatgttttcacattcaagcacaattaaaggagaatatacaaaaccatgctatttcttgaataaatatgggtaaaaggtgataaaatctccaaaaatcaatacaagataaaccctacaaatggggtttgtcacttgtcccaagcaaatcaatgtgagtagttCTTATATGGATTGAGACTTGACATTGAATGGATGTACAACATTACTAAGGATAGGATTAAGTATTTGACACATGAATGTTTTTGTTTCAATGTCACAAAGAACTCCTAGATCTTTGAGGGTTTTCCAACTATAAGCTTCATGGGCcctttttattgattgtcaccttgaagtagcaagagttatttctttttcttttggttgttctttcctttttcaacttttctttcttattgaccacgactctaaatattttgtctcaagacaacctttaaattaggctttcaattagcactcccaaaccagttggctttagggtactaggtgttgaaacacccctaagaatttacttgcccatgccttttcttgacacatcttcaccacaatcATCTACTAGGTTTTCCAACTCTTGTGAGATATTTAGTGTTTCTTTccatcctagtagttgatgctcagagccttgggtctttattgcttactacttcttggttctatagatATTCAAGGGACACCCCTTAGCTTTTACTTGTCATACCTTCTAAGCCTAGTTGTTcttcatgactcattttctttccagctcattcaaggttctacacttagttcgTTATCTCTTAGTTTTTCTTGAACACTTCCATTTGGTCTTAGTCTCTTTTGCTCTTATTTTTGCAACACTCACAATGAATCTTATGGAAAcaaattaatcttttattttatgttGATGAAACTTGActaacattgcattttctttcttgtaattgAAAAAGACTTATAAAAGACTTCAGGacataaaagaaaaactaaacatCAAAATATAAACTATCCTAACATGGCAACTTATTATCAAACAGAAATTCAAACACAAAGAAACTAAGACATAAATTCAGAATTTGGAGATTGTCAACcaggaactcaacaaccttgggcagcttcagttcattggcccttttcctttgtctttcttcttggAAGGGGAGGAGTCATCTTTCTTGAAGGGTCCCTCTTGTGCCTTCTTGTCCTTGGGTTTCCAGAATCCCAGCCTCCTCATGTAAGATTTCACATTTTCTTTGTGCTGGTATGCGATTTCTTTCTGCCTTGCACTGAGTTCCTCCAGCTTCTGTATATAGGTGGGATAATTAAGATTCATGTTGGCTACTGCATTGCACAAGTAACTCAATTTTGTTTGTGCATAGTAGTCATATTCCACTCTTGCTACAGTCCTTGCTTCATAAAGGTGCCTGAACTCAGCAAGGCCATCCATCTGATGTAGTTGTTGTTCCAGAATCATTCCTAAGTTGCCTTGCATATCTCCCCAATTGATTTGGTCTTGCTGCTCCTTCAGGTGCTCCACActcccttggagttgttgtatGTTCTGATTCACTTggttccattgttgttgttgactaTCCTTGAATTGTTTGACATCCTCTCTCAGATGGTGTatgtctcccttcatttggtgtatgTCTCGTTGCACTTGTTCCCAGTTGAAACCTTCAGGAAATTGTTgatattgttggtattgttgatatGGTGGTAGTTGAAGTGCTAGGTGATGTGGTTGCTCTTCTTCTTGTTGTGGCTGCCCTTGTGGCACATGAGCATGTCCTCTCTGCTCCCTTCTCCTTTCGAGTGGATTGACAGCCACTACTTTGGCCATCTTATTGGCAGTTATGGGCTTGTCTTGATCTACCAGCACTTCATCAATAATCTTCTCCACCTCTGCTTCATCACACAGCCTTTGGATGATTCTGGGGAATGCTAGCCTTGTGCTATCCTTGGTGCTTTTCAGCAccctgttgatgttgttggctaTCATCTCCCCAACATTTATATTCTcacctttcatgatgctgtataTGAGCACAGCTCTTTCCACAGTCACCTCAGAAGTATTTGAAGTAGGGTTGAGAGATCTTCTCACAAAATCTAgtcaccctctagcttgggggctcaaatctctcCTCCTCAGCTGGTTGGGTCTTCCATCTTTATCTCTGATCCATTGCACATTCAACACACAAATCTCATTGAGGATTTCATTAAATCCTAGGTCTTCTTGCTTCAtcctttcttcatagctccgagtgGAGTTTGTTTGTCTTACCATGAGCATCCTATCTATGTTAGAGGGACTGTAGTCAATGGATTTTCCTCTCACATAGCTAAGATAGCCATAGAGTTACCCTGGCTGAGGCACAGCATTGGCGTAAAACTCTCTCACCAAGCTTTCCACcaccttccttggtgggttgcacaaGAGTGCCCAACCTCTGTTGTTCATCTCCCTATTAATCTCAGGGTGTTCATTCCTTCCCAATTGGAACCCAACTTCTGGGATAAtttgcctctcactcacccaaccataaaattggttttggttgaatgaggAGAGGAACTTGTGCTCATTGTGGCTTGAGAACCCCGAGATTGGTTCcttggtctttcttttctttgttgatgaggcttttggtggtgccattgggtTGAAGAAAGGTGTTTGAAGGGTTGAAAAACATAattaaaggaggattgagtgattaaaccctaaatactgagcgattagagtgtaaaaacatccggtgaggggttcgatcgctcaattctatgattCTATCTCTCATATTGtgtcttcttgcaagttgcttgttagtttttgaaaatttcaaatcaaatctttggacattgatcatattgctatattttcttgTCTTGTCCCTTAGTTctactttggattgattgagattcttttgtttgtttttgccaaactcaataggaaccatagtatatatatatatatatagtatttagtatagttgcatgcatataagtagttgcatttaataaattgcTTGCCCTCCttatccttctcctttgattgtgattagcatgagaacatgctattgtttaagtgtgggagaattgatgaatccatatttgacgatatattttggtttgatttgagtggatttcatcacctaaacccacatttattcatccaaatagtatgtttttgtgttctctcccttaattgagcctaattgtaaaaacatacatttttgtgcttaaattagtgattttaatcccacttttatgccattcgatgccatgacatgtttgttgagtgatgttaggtcctagaggcaagtttggcaaggcaaaagtggaaggaagcatgtacaaagggagaaaacatgaagaaaacaaaggagaagcacacattggagtgtgcgtgcgcacaactccctgtgcgtacgcacaagaagaaaatcagcatgtatgcatacgcacacacccgtgcgtacgcacacgtcccagcacgtgactcacttaatgaaaatcgctgggggcgatttctgggcctccagagcccagtttttggaatttttgaagctgattcttcctatatcaaacaaggcctcactccatgtgaacggggggagaaattagggttagtttagcattatgtaggttgttttctagagagagaagctcccacttctctctagaactagggtttcttagtttaatttcttgtaatttctacttttaattcttgttttcatttacttttccttgacatttattgttattgcatctttattcttcttcatttCCTTTGTTCTTTCCTTTATCTTGTCATTTTTGTGTTATGAAcactttttgttaattttactttcaattaatgcaatttatattttatgttcatttattgctttctttagttattgttatgattttcttgcttttgggtagttaaattttattttaatgcattttaatattattttattttcatgcacaccaagtgtttgataaaatgtttggcttAATTTCTACTTAGTTTTCTTTCACTCTTGGTTTGGAATTgggactttggtgatccttgagtcattgatatccgttcttgtttgatatattagagtcgTTAGTTGATTTgatttcccttgactctaagtgacccaatagtgttgacttaggacttaggggttggaatcaactatgcctatttgacttatcctcgatgtagggtcgACTAAGTagaattaactcttcataatcatcatgtgtttgtggtcaatggctaggataggtaaccttagttctcaattacttgccaagaggtttcttgcattcgaaattttattgctttgacttttattgctttgacttttatttcttgcatgtttagttttcacactcttggttaagaaattgggtgtttgggtgaaattgagttgtggatgtccattccgcattgtgtgaggattgttaattggttcggttttctttgactctaagtgacccactgGTGTTGACTTAGGACAtagggattggaatcaattatgccattttgactaattctcaagtaggattgactaattgggattaatttcatacaattgccatgtttgtggtccataactaggataggaatccttaattccttaattctcaccaagagctctttttagtacttaatttccattttcattgcctttacttgctttcctttaattccttgcatgcttatttaatttcttgcactttatatTTCTTGCATATCTTGTCATCCAATCCCCAttttctctcatagccaataatatgacatttcattgcaactcctagggaagacgaccagggagtctaaatactctcagtttatatttggtttgaaaattgtgataacatttgattgatgatcaattgttgggtttggactatacttgcaatgtcaatcctatttttagtgtgaaaattcAAACCTATGCTCTTGGTCGTTGTCAGCCGCTAAACAAGGAATGGAGGAGAAGCGCTGATAAACAGCACTAGTTGTGGGAAGAAGGACTCGCTGATACAGAATAAGGAGCGGCCAATCAATGCAAAATAGTGAGAACGATTGATGGCGATAACCTGATGAGGCGGCAAGAACAATTAGCGGCGACAGGAAGAATGCGACAAAGAGGGATGAACACGAGGAAGAGCGACGAAAGGAAGAATACGACGAAGAGGGATAAAGTAGTGGCGATCTCGGCACCGAAATCACGACTCTCAGGAGTTCCTGGTGGCGATTTAAATGCGTTACAGACACTGTGATGCGCACGAGGACATCATCTGCTGCGCCAACCTCCGTGGAGTAGCCAGTGGTGGGATTGAAGGGAGGTGGGCTTCACTGCTCAGGCGTAGTTTGAGGACATGGTATTTTAATAACTTTAATAATTCCAGtttctatttttatcttaaattaaataggATACTGAGACATAACTCAATTCTGTATACTTTATGTCAAACATGATATTTAAACTTagttcagtctctgtctcttaaTCTCTGTCTTTTAGTCTCTGTCTCTATTCGAAACGCAGCCAAAAGAAATTATGATGTGTAAAATGAGCtatatgagttacaaaatgaacatctcccatactatctagaataaccatccgagtactagggataataaacatctttccAAAAGCTTAAACTAATTTTCGAGTTCActaaggatcgaactcttgatctttcagatctagaactctaataccatgtcatgataccactcatcccaaaagcttcagctgatagaataaggtaacactaatgattatatctctaatactccctaaatctccattgtacacattgtacaaatattccattggatCCTCATACTTTCCCCTTCTAAATTTGTTGCTTTATTTCCTTTCAACTTTAATGGTATGAGTTGTGTGTATTGAAAAAGAACTCTACACTTTCATTTTCTAATATATTAAATTCAATcagattaaaaattatttacacaCAATCATTAGCTATTAGATTACGGTTAAGCCTATGTTTTATGTGatatcaaatatatatttatatttaaaaatatcatttgatGGCtagttttttttaatgtatttattacaAAAAGAAATCTCCTTACTAAATGTCAACAATCTAACAAACTAATAGAATTAGTATATCGTGAGGAATACATATTTACAAGCCAGTGCTCATTTCTTCTCATGATGATAATGCAATACCACACCGCGTTTTAAACACCTAATTAAAATAACTATATATTAACTATGTTGTTATAGAAATATTCAAAATGGCATCTGacatgttcttcttcttcataaaAAAGTGAAAATTCACATTACAACAAATTGATAGTTTGTATCAGCAGAGTTTACACAAGCTGCAACCCTGTAGTCTCTATAGGCAACGCAATCATCTCCTCCAGCTTGGTTTATGTACTGACTCCACCTGCCTTGTTGGAAAAGCAACAGTTGTATGAGAAGGAGAAGGGTCTTTCTCTCTATATGTATGAACCTCCTACTcattcaaaacaattacaaaaaatCATTTAATCAAAGTGAATCACTAGAAGGGCCTACTGttataagaaagaagaaagacTTACACAACGAAATGGGTAATCGTCAGCTTCAAGCATGTGAACAATTTGACCCATCTTTGGTCGCTTAATGACATCCAAGTCTATACAGCGCAAACAAACCAGCAAAGCTCGCTTCAGAGATCTTGGAGAGGGTTTAATCTCAATTAAAGGATCGACTAGCTCATCGCCACGACGACTTGTTACCATTCCCTTAAACCAGTCAACCAAGTTCATCTGATGCACATCAAACAAAAAAGCAATAAGAACTCATATAGTGGGCAGAAATAAAACCTGATGAAAAATAATCATGGAATCACCTCTGCAGGTGGTCTGGAATAATCAATAGGACTTCTTCCTGTAATTAGCTCCATTAGTAGCATCCCAAAGCTATACACATCACTGCATTCATTGAGCATTCCTGTACTTGCATACTCAGGTGAAACATATCTGTACAAAATGTAATTTCATTCACGTCAATGTGCAAGAAAACTTTATGCCATAAGATATAACTGAAGAAGAACTAACCCAAATGTTCCCATTACACGCGTTGTGACATAGCTTTTCTCTGAGCCTAAGAGTTTGGCCAGTCCGAAATCAGATACTTTGGCATTCCAATTTTTGTCCAAAAGAATGTTACTGGATTTTACATCTCGGTGCACAACTTTGGGTTCTAAGCCTTCATGCAAGTAGGCTAATCTGATTCATGTTATAATAATACGtttttcacttttgtatattAATACAAGGGAGATACTTTAGGATATTATATGGTATTGAATATAACGAAACAGGGAAACGAGGAAAACACACCCTTTGGCGGTTCCAACAGCAATCCTCATTCGTATATCCCATGTCAAGGGGCTAACAGGGCCTACATCCCCATGTAGCCACTGCTCCAAATTTCCATTATCAACGTATTCATAAACAAGCATCCTGAGTGGTCAGCAAAAGTGACATACCATTTACATTTGAATCAAAAAAGACATTattacaacaaaagaaaataatacaAGTCATGTGGACACAACATTTTACCTCTTAGCACCTTGTGCACAGTATCCAACTAAACGTACCAAATTCTTATGCCTCACTTTTCCAATGGTCTCAACCTCCACCTTAAACTCTTTCTCTGCTTGGCCCCTACAAAAATAACAGAATAGCCACAATAAATTTCAGTTGGCCTTTAATTTGCTAGGTGATGAGGAAGGAAAAGCACATTATAAATGTTGCATTATTGGAGGTAAGATAATCTAGAAATATCGGATTActtgaattataaaaataatttcagaTCCATTATGAAGTATTGAAATACTACCGAGCTAGACGAACGAGTGTAAAAGTTTCCAGCATGAAACGCACTAATTGTTTGATATACTATTTTGAACCCCCCCAAAACCACCCTTAGTCTGCTCAGTCATGAATAATTGAATTTCTGTGTTACTTTTTCGCTTGCGGTAATACGAAGTTAGCTACACCCAATAGTCGTCGAGCTGGCCTACCTAGTTCACGGTCAATGATGACGttgcttctattttattttagtcttttagaCATGTTTTTTGGATTAAATGATGTGCCTGGTAATGTTTTTGGGAATAATGATTTCACAAAGAATATATCACTTTAAAGTAGGTTTTGAATCTTACTGATTAAATGTTTTTGGGGAATTGATTTTATCATGTGCTGTcatactttaataaaaaaatataaaaaaagatcaataaagaaaattaaagtaaaagttaAGAGaagttttttgtttatatatataacggaaaaaaaaagattaaagagGAAAGTAACATTACCCTTTCCCGGCCAGCAGAAAagtaacaaagaaaacaaaatcaaattgcAAAGTGCCCATTTTCTTTTCCTCATACTCCGCCAAACAAATTTTACCAACAATTATATATGGGATCCATAGCTTATAGCTATTCCACCTAAACTCTTATTATCATGGTCATTATTTCCCCTAATCATTCAATTCCATACGCGACCCTATATTTTTCCGTTAACAAGTCTCAAAGTCTTTTGGATTATGCAACATAGACAGCATAAAGCCAGGATAGTCACACATGTTTCATGTGtataatgattaaaaaaaaaaggaaaaaccaatgtgaattattttttttatatacaatgaagtaatttattttctttttcctattgaATAgaagtatataaatatataatactaGTAAATACGGAACTCTCACCACTTCACCATTGAGTCCCACACCACATGCATCAAGAAGAAAAATGATTTTTATGTCAATGACGAAGTGagtataaacaaaatattttaataattaacaaaaatattaagtttatattaacaatcaataattaaatcaatcatatatttatatatattgaaatatttttttttataaatttttaatgtatattttataagaAGCATAGAGTTGCCAAAAGATGGTCTCATAAATTAATCATATAGTAGTTTGTACTTTTATAGGTGGTAATTAAAACTTAGAAGAAAATTAACCATGCAGAGCACAAGAGAATAAGGAGAAGCTTGACGAGTTAGAGATGAAATTAATTGAACGTACTTGTTGTTAAGAAGATTCTTGACAGCGACGATAGAACCGTCGCCAAGAACACCTCTGTACACAATCCCATACCCTCCTTCTCCGATCACATTCCCTTCCGCAAACCCATCCGTCGCTTCTTCCACTTCTGACATGCTGTACCACCGCCCCCACCCTATGTTCGGCGAAGACTCCACCGACTCCTCCTCCCTCCTCTTCTTACTCCCTTTTATTATTCCCTCAACCTTGATCTCAcattcctccttctccttcttctgctGCTTCTGTTCTTGCTTCCGATTAGGATCAACATCAACGAccgtgtcttcttcttcttcttctttttccattttgAGATGATCCGCGAGATCCAATGCATTAACCTCCACAATCTCCTTTGAAACCAGTGGGATCCCGCCTGAGCTGTGCTTCACTCGCATTTTCCCCTTCTTCGAGCTTCTGCTGCTACGCCAAAAGCACACATAAATCACGATCAACAATGCCACCACGATCGCCAAAAAAACCATCACTAACACGTACAGCTTCAGACCTAAAAATGTAGTTCGGTTGGTCAGCTCCGGCAGAGCACCAGCGGTGGATTCCGTGGAGGTTGCTGCCATTGCTGCGAGTGAGGCGGTGTAGTGAATTCTCTCGGGAATCGGGAGTATCTGTGGTCGTTAATTAAGAGCG is a window from the Arachis hypogaea cultivar Tifrunner chromosome 17, arahy.Tifrunner.gnm2.J5K5, whole genome shotgun sequence genome containing:
- the LOC112766187 gene encoding probable receptor-like serine/threonine-protein kinase At4g34500 isoform X1 produces the protein MAATSTESTAGALPELTNRTTFLGLKLYVLVMVFLAIVVALLIVIYVCFWRSSRSSKKGKMRVKHSSGGIPLVSKEIVEVNALDLADHLKMEKEEEEEDTVVDVDPNRKQEQKQQKKEKEECEIKVEGIIKGSKKRREEESVESSPNIGWGRWYSMSEVEEATDGFAEGNVIGEGGYGIVYRGVLGDGSIVAVKNLLNNKGQAEKEFKVEVETIGKVRHKNLVRLVGYCAQGAKRMLVYEYVDNGNLEQWLHGDVGPVSPLTWDIRMRIAVGTAKGLAYLHEGLEPKVVHRDVKSSNILLDKNWNAKVSDFGLAKLLGSEKSYVTTRVMGTFGYVSPEYASTGMLNECSDVYSFGMLLMELITGRSPIDYSRPPAEMNLVDWFKGMVTSRRGDELVDPLIEIKPSPRSLKRALLVCLRCIDLDVIKRPKMGQIVHMLEADDYPFRCEVHTYREKDPSPSHTTVAFPTRQVESVHKPSWRR
- the LOC112766187 gene encoding probable receptor-like serine/threonine-protein kinase At4g34500 isoform X2, which produces MAATSTESTAGALPELTNRTTFLGLKLYVLVMVFLAIVVALLIVIYVCFWRSSRSSKKGKMRVKHSSGGIPLVSKEIVEVNALDLADHLKMEKEEEEEDTVVDVDPNRKQEQKQQKKEKEECEIKVEGIIKGSKKRREEESVESSPNIGWGRWYSMSEVEEATDGFAEGNVIGEGGYGIVYRGVLGDGSIVAVKNLLNNKGQAEKEFKVEVETIGKVRHKNLVRLVGYCAQGAKRMLVYEYVDNGNLEQWLHGDVGPVSPLTWDIRMRIAVGTAKGLAYLHEGLEPKVVHRDVKSSNILLDKNWNAKVSDFGLAKLLGSEKSYVTTRVMGTFGYVSPEYASTGMLNECSDVYSFGMLLMELITGRSPIDYSRPPAEMNLVDWFKGMVTSRRGDELVDPLIEIKPSPRSLKRALLVCLRCIDLDVIKRPKMGQIVHMLEADDYPFRCVESVHKPSWRR